In one window of Meleagris gallopavo isolate NT-WF06-2002-E0010 breed Aviagen turkey brand Nicholas breeding stock chromosome 12, Turkey_5.1, whole genome shotgun sequence DNA:
- the TIPIN gene encoding TIMELESS-interacting protein, whose amino-acid sequence MIDPLENNLFDLPDYENTDDETFPPLPPPASPGNDVEWAQANGDPDGNQQSETKDSSAAARKAVKRSVPKLDAHRLVSERGLPALRHMFDNVKFKGKGHEAEDLKTLLRHMEHWAHRLFPKLQFDDFIDRVESLGNKKEVQTCLKRIRLDLPILHEDFTANEGAGGGSNGLDMATEDVHSFSGSVRELDSLPGTTLTEEQQQRIRRNRQLALERRQAKMQCNSQSQHDELSPSYPEEELNIPVAQDLTGALEDTQVTATSVAVTETEDRQRELQCASEKQ is encoded by the exons ATGATAGATCCTCTGGAGAACAACTTGTTTGATCTCCCTGATTATGAGAATACAGACGATGAAACATTTCCACCTCTCCCACCTCCTGCGTCTCCAGGAAATGATGTTGAATGGGCTCAAGCTAATGGAG ATCCAGATGGGAACCAGCAGTCAGAAACAAAGGATTCTTCTGCAGCTGCACGGAAAGCAGTTAAAAGATCAGTACCCAAACTAGATGCTCACAG GTTAGTTTCAGAAAGAGGACTTCCTGCCTTAAGACACATGTTTGACAACGTGAAGTTCAAGGGTAAAGGGCACGAG GCAGAGGATCTGAAGACACTTCTACGACATATGGAACACTGGGCTCATAGATTATTTCCAAAATTGCAATTTGATGATTTTATTGACAGAGTAGAGTCTTtgggaaacaaaaaggaagttCAG ACCTGCTTAAAACGAATTAGACTTGATCTTCCTATTTTACATGAAGACTTCACAGCTAATGAAG GTGCTGGAGGTGGAAGCAATGGGCTGGATATGGCCACTGAAGATGTACATTCCTTCTCTGGGAGTGTAAGAGAACTGGATTCTCTCCCGGGTACGACTCTCACTGAAGAGCAACAGCAGCGAATCAGGAGGAACAGGCAGCTAGCCTTGGAACGTAGGCAAGCGAAGATGCAGTGTAACAGCCAGTCTCAGCATGATG AGCTCTCTCCTAGTTACCCAGAAGAGGAGCTTAACATCCCAGTTGCTCAGGACCTGACTGGTGCTTTAGAAGACACTCAAGTTACTGCGACCAGTGTTGCTGTTACAGAGACTGAAGACAGACAGAGAGAATTGCAGTGTGCCAGCGAAAAGCAGTGA